In a single window of the Micromonospora inositola genome:
- the drmB gene encoding DUF1998 domain-containing protein: MPVRRPQRPTRSAPARKPTIGKARRAQMITTYGVGSMIAIDEASYIVLGLDSWRINNREETSEPRLQRALRVDKLYLPPAESEDYGAGLKRFPEFYTCHECRLLQPYGGFGGRGSTCACGGSLIPSRFVLACDDGHLEDFPYRKWVHRGSPDGAVSCMRDLKMVTTGRTASLRSIQIECGCGRKASMEGAFRRSELRRLGIRCSGARPWLRDAGKVDCARPPRTLQRGSSAAWFGMVRSSLAIPPWSEKVQTAIDRYYTMWRTSSDEVIAQQAEAVGILKRGITGTQVVDAVRKRARFEEEGTTAEPGDLDAELRAEEYEQLCTGTSGDEEYDDFECRPVEGDPPMPQIGQVMKVTRLREVRVLQSFTRVEPPSAADAATRHAALTVGDPEWLPAMEVIGEGVFLRISEPLLREWEQREAVVDRAGLLIANHAALLRRRAEAAGRPAPPTRLTARAILLHTLAHLLINEWSLDSGYSASAMRERLYTDGETAGLLIYTATSDSAGSLGGIVRQADPDRLARTLRSALRRAQWCSADPLCMESETGGADSLNLAACHVCSLLPETSCEHNNTLLDRGLLIGWPTHPDGGFFSVR, from the coding sequence ATGCCCGTACGCAGGCCGCAGCGGCCGACGCGGAGCGCACCGGCCAGAAAGCCGACGATCGGTAAGGCCCGTCGCGCCCAGATGATCACCACGTACGGCGTCGGATCGATGATCGCGATCGACGAGGCCTCCTACATCGTGCTGGGCCTGGACAGCTGGCGGATCAACAATCGGGAGGAGACTAGCGAGCCGCGGCTGCAGCGTGCTTTGCGCGTCGACAAGCTCTACCTGCCGCCGGCGGAGAGCGAAGACTACGGTGCGGGCCTCAAGCGGTTCCCGGAGTTCTACACCTGTCACGAGTGCCGGCTGCTGCAGCCCTACGGGGGCTTCGGCGGCCGCGGCTCGACGTGCGCCTGCGGCGGCTCGCTCATCCCCAGCCGATTCGTGCTGGCCTGCGACGACGGGCATCTGGAGGACTTCCCCTACCGCAAGTGGGTGCACCGCGGATCTCCGGACGGTGCCGTGTCGTGCATGCGGGACCTCAAGATGGTGACCACGGGACGCACGGCGAGCCTGCGGTCCATCCAGATCGAGTGCGGGTGCGGCCGCAAGGCGTCGATGGAGGGCGCGTTCCGGCGCAGCGAGCTGCGCAGACTGGGGATCCGCTGCTCGGGGGCGCGTCCGTGGCTGCGCGACGCGGGCAAGGTGGACTGCGCCCGACCGCCGCGGACCCTGCAACGCGGTTCCTCGGCGGCGTGGTTCGGCATGGTGCGTTCCTCGTTGGCGATCCCCCCGTGGTCGGAGAAGGTGCAGACGGCCATCGACCGCTATTACACGATGTGGCGCACGTCCAGCGATGAGGTCATCGCCCAGCAGGCGGAGGCCGTCGGCATCCTGAAGAGGGGCATCACCGGCACGCAGGTCGTCGACGCCGTGCGCAAGCGGGCGCGCTTCGAGGAGGAGGGGACCACCGCGGAGCCGGGCGACCTGGACGCCGAACTGCGCGCCGAGGAGTACGAGCAGCTGTGCACCGGCACCAGTGGTGACGAGGAGTACGACGACTTCGAGTGCCGCCCCGTCGAGGGTGATCCGCCGATGCCGCAGATCGGTCAGGTGATGAAGGTGACCCGGCTGCGGGAGGTGCGCGTGCTGCAGTCGTTCACCAGAGTGGAGCCGCCGAGCGCGGCGGACGCGGCCACCCGACACGCCGCGTTGACCGTGGGCGACCCGGAGTGGCTGCCGGCGATGGAGGTCATCGGGGAGGGCGTCTTCCTGCGGATCAGCGAGCCGCTGTTGCGGGAATGGGAGCAGCGTGAGGCCGTCGTCGACCGTGCCGGGCTGCTCATCGCCAACCACGCCGCCCTGCTTCGCCGGCGGGCGGAGGCCGCTGGTCGTCCCGCCCCGCCGACCCGGCTGACGGCGCGGGCGATCCTGCTGCACACCTTGGCGCACCTGCTGATCAACGAGTGGAGTCTGGACTCCGGATACTCTGCGTCGGCGATGCGCGAGCGGCTGTACACCGACGGTGAGACGGCCGGTCTGCTCATCTACACCGCCACCAGCGACTCCGCCGGCAGCCTCGGCGGCATCGTCCGCCAGGCGGACCCGGACCGTCTGGCCCGCACGCTGCGCTCGGCGCTGCGACGGGCTCAATGGTGCTCGGCGGACCCGCTGTGCATGGAGTCGGAGACCGGAGGGGCCGACAGCCTCAACCTCGCCGCCTGTCACGTGTGCAGCCTGCTGCCGGAGACCAGCTGCGAGCACAACAACACACTGTTGGACCGGGGTCTGCTGATCGGCTGGCCGACGCATCCCGACGGCGGGTTCTTCAGCGTCCGCTGA
- a CDS encoding UvrD-helicase domain-containing protein, translating to MSAGRAGEDQATTEQRQVVDQPWDARTLVIAPAGTGKTFTLVQRLDRLSALGLDADEVLVLSFSRAAVQELERRSSRSTGAGRFVKPRTFDAWALELLTQTYAGEWQLLGFDERIRTATEAILAGDAEEFLDGLRHVMLDEVQDLVGDRRRLVQALLEALDTGFTAVGDPAQAVYDFQSRGGRDTGDVFSWLRGRYRDDLVELSLTRDFRAVTPRPAGLLACGEALRSQTGIVDPRQIASSMRRELLDVQTAGALQDIVTGFSYLDGDCAVLCRDNGQALEVSAVLHAAGVAHQLQRRSGDDLNPRWLLELFGSGSALSVTHDEFLAACGLDADTAESAWQALRALGRGRDRIDLARLRALIAARGIGRLRLPAPAVAVTVSSLHRAKGLEFDRVFLLDSDPRDDEDPLEQARLTYMAMTRSRRELFRLEALPARGRVYRRKSAESGRWGLAMHGRTVSRRPFLGMAVEGQDVDHEFPAGVRGFSDDPAALQRYLADVVRPGDEVRMAVLARDVDDCPVPLYGAEHRGRFIAVMSRAFREAMGRHLGGRTAGDRRSWPATITDCRVEAVEVAAGSTAAGARAGLGEHGVWLAPRISGLSRFHYEKAEG from the coding sequence GTGAGCGCGGGCCGAGCCGGTGAGGATCAGGCGACCACAGAGCAGCGGCAGGTCGTTGACCAGCCGTGGGACGCCCGCACGCTGGTGATCGCCCCCGCGGGCACCGGCAAGACGTTCACGCTGGTCCAGCGTCTGGACCGGCTGTCGGCGCTGGGTCTCGACGCCGACGAGGTGTTGGTGCTGTCGTTCTCCCGCGCCGCCGTGCAGGAGTTGGAGCGGCGCTCCAGCCGATCCACCGGCGCAGGCCGTTTCGTCAAACCCCGCACCTTCGACGCCTGGGCGTTGGAGCTGTTGACTCAGACCTACGCAGGGGAGTGGCAGCTGCTCGGCTTCGACGAGCGGATCCGCACGGCGACCGAGGCGATCCTCGCCGGGGACGCCGAGGAGTTCCTCGACGGTCTGCGGCACGTGATGCTCGACGAGGTCCAGGACCTGGTGGGCGACCGCCGACGACTCGTGCAGGCGCTGCTCGAGGCCCTGGACACCGGTTTCACCGCCGTCGGTGATCCCGCCCAGGCCGTCTACGACTTCCAGTCCCGCGGCGGGCGCGACACCGGTGACGTCTTCTCGTGGCTGCGGGGCCGCTACCGAGACGACCTGGTCGAGCTGTCGCTGACCCGCGACTTCCGGGCCGTGACCCCGCGCCCGGCGGGACTGCTCGCGTGCGGGGAGGCGCTGCGGTCACAGACCGGGATCGTGGACCCCCGGCAGATCGCCTCGTCCATGCGGCGCGAGCTGCTCGACGTGCAGACGGCCGGGGCGTTGCAGGACATCGTCACCGGTTTCTCCTATCTTGACGGGGACTGCGCGGTGCTGTGCCGCGACAACGGTCAGGCACTGGAGGTCTCCGCGGTCCTGCACGCCGCCGGTGTCGCGCACCAGCTGCAGCGCCGATCCGGCGACGACCTCAACCCCCGCTGGTTGCTGGAGCTGTTCGGTAGCGGGTCCGCGCTCAGCGTCACCCACGACGAGTTCCTCGCCGCCTGCGGTCTGGACGCCGACACCGCGGAGTCGGCCTGGCAGGCCCTGCGGGCGCTCGGGCGCGGTCGTGACCGCATCGATCTGGCCCGGTTGCGTGCCCTGATCGCCGCACGCGGCATCGGTCGCCTGCGGCTGCCCGCACCGGCGGTCGCGGTGACGGTATCCTCGCTGCACCGGGCGAAGGGTCTGGAGTTCGACCGGGTGTTCCTGCTCGACAGCGACCCCCGCGACGACGAGGACCCGCTGGAGCAGGCCCGGCTGACGTACATGGCCATGACCCGGTCGCGTAGGGAACTGTTCCGGCTCGAGGCGCTGCCCGCCCGGGGACGGGTGTACCGCAGGAAGTCCGCAGAGTCCGGGCGGTGGGGGCTGGCTATGCACGGCCGCACCGTGAGTCGGCGTCCCTTCCTGGGGATGGCCGTCGAAGGGCAGGACGTCGACCACGAGTTCCCGGCCGGTGTGCGCGGCTTCAGCGACGACCCCGCCGCCCTGCAGCGGTACCTGGCCGACGTGGTCCGGCCGGGCGACGAGGTGCGGATGGCGGTGCTCGCCCGCGACGTCGACGACTGCCCCGTACCGCTGTACGGCGCCGAACACCGGGGCCGCTTCATCGCCGTCATGTCGCGGGCGTTCCGAGAGGCGATGGGCAGGCATCTGGGCGGCCGCACGGCCGGGGACCGTCGGAGCTGGCCGGCGACGATCACCGACTGCCGTGTCGAGGCGGTCGAGGTGGCCGCGGGCAGTACCGCGGCGGGCGCCCGTGCGGGTCTGGGCGAGCATGGGGTCTGGCTGGCTCCGCGGATCAGCGGCCTGAGCCGTTTCCACTACGAGAAGGCAGAAGGGTGA
- a CDS encoding protein kinase domain-containing protein has protein sequence MRALTSRDPRWIGRNRRYEILAELGAGGMGKVYLGRSRTAELVAVKVIQSHLLDDDTVLRRFRAEIAHLRRAQGLRVAHYRGCELNRDNPWLAVEYVPGSTLRRYVADNGVLDGAATAALGAMLAEGLETIHGAGLLHRDLKPSNVMLGPDSPRIIDLGLAVLRERDDRLTQLGHAVGTVAYMPPEQAVGETELTEAVDVYALGATLLYASTRRHPYPQATPLVLTGWITDPAHSPDLTGVPRDLDPLLTAMLAHHPGARPGVADLIAEFSRIVEAHPGGFAAVRRRLQDHTPAEPLPESLRSVAVTDETDPWPEGPTELVITGTSVRAPRTTVHHGPPTPSKEQPMTTGGRLRVLQSAEKEILKLSRADVGAVYEFQHKFRSNPENPGLRLKQLKGGDRLWSARVNADLRAILLHIADREYLLVDVKHRGEVYEELDRYAYRVNRVTGALEVVDLEPVPDTVLVDVLPPEAPPLFDDHADTVLLDLGVAEPLLPRIRSLRTEDELLELVEGAPQLTADVLLSLYDGMHVEDVRRLITEPVRVTEQVDPDDLAAALVRPATQVTSDDKALQAVLSESFESWQVFLHPTQRRLVDRATSGPTRVSGGPGTGKTIVALHRVAHLAAGLKPGDGRILLTTFSRNLAVDLRSRLESLAGVEALQHVDVINIDRLARRIATQSPDDAGRTLVDDHRITDYWRAFLGREDSDWTPEFLSAEWTQVVLGQMLDSGDEYATARRPGRGRPLSRPDRARIWELCRRFEEWTAEQGVWTHAQIAVHAARAEQARTRRPGTAARYRHIVVDEAQDLSTAHWRLLRCMAPAGPDDLFVVGDTHQRIYDNRVSLSRLGIDIRGRSHRLTLNYRTTRQILATALELMSGERYDDMNGATDTLDGYRSLLSGGHPALRRAADWPQEMDLIRRQLKAWGDESDGSVAICVPTHDLAADLAARLSADGVDVVEVGSDGPVRTGGVHLGTMHRFKGLEYRRMIIAGVREGLVPHQRINGFRESDPTRYQRERQRYRSLLFVAATRARDDLVISWHATPSPFLTHRQVTGA, from the coding sequence GTGCGAGCACTGACGAGCCGGGACCCGCGCTGGATCGGCCGTAACCGGCGATACGAGATCCTCGCCGAGTTGGGCGCGGGCGGCATGGGGAAGGTCTACCTCGGTCGATCACGCACCGCGGAGCTGGTCGCCGTCAAGGTCATCCAGTCCCACCTGCTCGACGACGACACCGTCCTGCGCCGCTTCCGCGCCGAGATCGCGCACCTGCGCCGCGCCCAGGGTCTACGGGTCGCGCACTACCGCGGTTGCGAACTGAACCGGGACAACCCGTGGCTGGCGGTGGAGTACGTGCCCGGCTCGACACTGCGTCGGTACGTCGCGGACAACGGCGTGCTCGACGGCGCGGCCACCGCCGCCCTCGGCGCGATGCTCGCCGAGGGTCTGGAGACCATCCACGGCGCCGGACTGCTGCACCGGGACCTCAAACCCAGCAATGTCATGCTGGGTCCCGACTCACCCCGAATCATCGACCTCGGCCTGGCGGTCCTGCGTGAGCGCGACGACCGTCTGACGCAGCTCGGTCACGCGGTCGGCACCGTCGCCTACATGCCCCCTGAACAGGCGGTCGGCGAGACCGAGCTGACCGAGGCGGTCGACGTCTACGCCCTCGGCGCCACGCTGCTGTACGCGAGCACCCGGCGCCACCCCTACCCGCAGGCCACCCCCCTCGTGCTCACCGGCTGGATCACCGACCCCGCCCACAGCCCCGACCTGACCGGGGTGCCCCGCGACCTCGACCCCCTGCTGACCGCCATGCTGGCGCACCATCCCGGCGCCCGCCCCGGCGTCGCCGACCTCATCGCCGAGTTCTCCCGCATCGTCGAGGCCCACCCCGGCGGGTTCGCCGCCGTACGTCGCCGACTGCAGGACCATACGCCCGCCGAACCGCTTCCCGAGTCGCTTCGGTCCGTCGCCGTCACCGACGAGACCGACCCGTGGCCGGAGGGACCCACCGAACTCGTCATCACCGGCACGTCCGTGCGAGCACCTCGCACGACCGTGCACCACGGTCCGCCCACGCCGTCGAAGGAGCAGCCCATGACCACAGGGGGACGACTGCGCGTGCTGCAGAGCGCAGAGAAGGAGATCCTCAAACTCTCCCGGGCCGACGTCGGCGCCGTCTACGAGTTCCAGCACAAGTTCCGTTCCAACCCCGAGAACCCCGGACTGCGGCTCAAACAGCTCAAGGGCGGCGACCGGTTGTGGTCGGCCCGGGTCAACGCCGACCTGCGCGCGATCCTGCTGCACATCGCCGACCGCGAGTATCTGCTGGTCGACGTCAAACACCGCGGCGAGGTCTACGAGGAGCTGGACCGTTACGCCTACCGGGTCAACCGGGTCACCGGCGCCCTCGAGGTGGTCGACCTCGAACCCGTTCCCGACACCGTGCTCGTCGACGTCCTGCCGCCCGAGGCGCCCCCACTGTTCGACGACCACGCCGACACCGTGCTGCTGGACCTCGGCGTCGCCGAACCACTGCTGCCACGGATCCGCTCCCTGCGCACCGAGGACGAACTGTTGGAGCTCGTCGAGGGCGCACCGCAACTGACCGCGGACGTGCTGCTCTCGCTCTACGACGGCATGCACGTCGAGGACGTGCGACGGCTGATCACCGAACCCGTGCGCGTCACCGAGCAGGTCGACCCCGACGACCTCGCCGCCGCGCTGGTGCGCCCCGCCACCCAGGTGACCTCCGACGACAAGGCATTGCAGGCCGTCCTGTCGGAGTCGTTCGAGTCGTGGCAGGTGTTCCTGCACCCGACCCAGCGCAGGCTCGTCGACCGGGCGACCAGCGGACCGACCCGCGTCAGTGGCGGGCCCGGCACCGGCAAGACGATCGTGGCCCTGCACCGGGTCGCACACCTGGCCGCCGGGCTCAAGCCGGGCGACGGTCGGATCCTGCTGACCACCTTCAGCCGAAACCTCGCCGTCGATCTCCGCAGCCGCCTCGAATCCCTGGCCGGCGTCGAGGCGCTGCAGCACGTCGACGTGATCAACATCGACCGGCTCGCGAGGAGGATCGCGACCCAGTCGCCGGACGACGCCGGCCGCACCCTCGTCGACGACCATCGCATCACCGACTACTGGCGGGCTTTCCTCGGCCGGGAGGATTCCGACTGGACGCCGGAGTTCCTGTCCGCCGAGTGGACCCAGGTCGTGCTCGGGCAGATGCTCGACAGTGGCGATGAGTACGCCACCGCACGCCGGCCGGGACGCGGACGCCCGCTGAGCCGGCCGGACCGGGCCAGGATCTGGGAGCTGTGCCGACGCTTCGAGGAGTGGACCGCCGAACAAGGCGTCTGGACGCATGCGCAGATCGCCGTCCACGCCGCCCGCGCCGAGCAGGCACGCACGCGACGGCCCGGCACGGCCGCCCGCTACCGCCATATCGTCGTCGACGAGGCCCAGGACCTCAGCACGGCGCACTGGCGTCTGCTGCGGTGCATGGCACCGGCCGGACCCGACGACTTGTTCGTCGTCGGCGACACCCACCAACGCATCTACGACAACCGGGTCAGTCTGTCCCGGTTGGGCATCGACATCCGCGGCCGCTCACACCGGCTCACCCTCAACTACCGCACGACCCGCCAGATCCTCGCCACCGCTCTGGAGCTGATGAGCGGCGAACGGTACGACGACATGAACGGCGCGACCGACACACTCGACGGCTACCGCTCCCTGCTCAGCGGCGGACACCCGGCTCTGCGCCGAGCCGCCGACTGGCCGCAGGAGATGGACCTGATTCGGCGGCAGCTCAAGGCCTGGGGCGACGAGTCCGACGGCTCCGTCGCCATCTGCGTACCCACCCACGATCTGGCCGCCGATCTGGCGGCCCGCCTGAGCGCCGACGGCGTCGACGTCGTCGAGGTCGGCTCGGACGGTCCCGTTCGAACCGGCGGAGTGCACCTGGGCACCATGCACCGGTTCAAAGGTCTGGAGTATCGCCGGATGATCATCGCCGGGGTCCGTGAAGGGCTGGTCCCGCACCAGCGCATCAACGGCTTCCGGGAGTCGGACCCCACCCGCTACCAGCGGGAACGGCAGCGCTACCG
- a CDS encoding helicase-related protein, giving the protein MSGFDEHYGFRDELTRRLVLDLLGPADGDEEILTDPPVNSYLTGVLFPQRDIELRIEDVAESDVDLASARLDTDERPDTGVSMANVQSPSSMGLTFVADPRAGGLEVRVAAGVYEPIDEAGRPAEAQSEAARSTEESDVRWRRHGVSVPAIPLDPTRTGADTVQAAPGLEVRTLVRPADERGFVTVTVTLVDVHVAAGAMRDPYCFFQCELAVASQGTVPAIIQQSAPVVGDDQETLLAELLYRHAPSFATGHGCAGEWSDPVEPDGAGLPRRVAEVRSSFVPSFDVLLSESNSGIDASGLGMWALATGDRDDVVGRLRTLLSGYGEWVRDLQDRAAALADTPHGGVAAEQARLCATAHDRMVAGIDLLARDAQVLRAFQLANRAMALQRARTLHLRDRTAALDLTAGRWYPFQLGFILLCLQGIADPDHEDRQVADLLWFPTGGGKTEAYLGLVAFTVFLRRLRRGDGGAGVTVLMRYTLRLLTLQQFERAATLICAMDRIRHDEPDLGAEEVSIGMWVGASATPNDLDDAEAALRKLRNQETLREKNPVQLRRCPWCGIEIDAVHYRVDRRITRMVVACGNDECEFGDGLPVHLVDEAVYAYRPTLIIATVDKFAQMAWKPEPAALFNRVGAPADTPPPELIIQDELHLISGPLGTLVGLYESALDIACDRPKVVASTATIRRAREQGKALFDRDVHQFPPSGLDARDSWFAVQAPADRKPTRRYVGLFAPGTSQATLLVRAYAALLHHAAQIDAKDEVRDAYWTLVGYFNSLRLLAAAELQVNDDVVLRLQRLAGEGEGEPREVETRELTSRANASEIPRLLRQLDVPYGQPDALDVMLATNMISVGVDVDRLGLMAVTGQPQTTAEYIQATSRVGRKHPGIVVMLYNAARSRDRSHYENFRSYHSALYRQVESTSVTPFSARARDRALHAALISAVRMTVADARDNDAAGNLDMFEADLRDLADRILERVRRVAPDEVQATAEHLDDIIRRWVGMVDWNSGLKYRVNRSPNDPRARPENSALLCTFEDDDLPLSFETMNSLRDVDVETSLFPREGR; this is encoded by the coding sequence GTGAGCGGTTTCGACGAACACTACGGGTTCCGTGACGAACTGACCCGACGACTCGTGCTGGACCTGCTCGGGCCCGCAGACGGCGACGAGGAGATCCTGACCGATCCACCGGTCAACAGCTACCTGACCGGGGTGCTGTTCCCGCAGCGCGACATCGAACTGCGGATCGAGGACGTGGCCGAGTCGGACGTGGACCTGGCCTCCGCCCGGCTCGACACCGACGAACGACCCGACACCGGCGTGTCGATGGCCAACGTGCAGAGCCCGTCCTCGATGGGGCTGACGTTCGTGGCGGACCCCCGCGCCGGCGGCCTCGAGGTGCGGGTCGCCGCCGGTGTGTACGAGCCGATCGACGAGGCGGGGCGCCCGGCCGAGGCGCAGTCGGAGGCGGCGCGCTCCACCGAGGAGTCGGACGTGCGGTGGCGCCGGCACGGCGTGTCGGTGCCGGCGATCCCGCTGGACCCGACCCGGACCGGCGCCGACACGGTGCAGGCGGCGCCCGGGCTCGAGGTGCGCACCCTGGTGCGGCCCGCCGACGAGCGAGGCTTCGTGACCGTCACCGTCACCCTCGTCGACGTCCACGTCGCCGCCGGGGCGATGCGCGACCCGTACTGCTTCTTCCAATGCGAGCTGGCGGTGGCCTCGCAGGGCACCGTACCGGCGATCATCCAACAGTCGGCGCCGGTCGTCGGCGACGACCAGGAGACGCTGCTGGCCGAACTGCTCTACCGGCACGCCCCGTCGTTCGCCACCGGACACGGCTGCGCGGGCGAATGGAGCGATCCCGTCGAGCCGGACGGCGCCGGCCTGCCCCGGCGGGTGGCCGAGGTGCGCTCGTCGTTCGTGCCGTCGTTCGACGTGCTGCTGTCGGAGTCCAACAGCGGCATCGACGCCTCCGGCCTCGGCATGTGGGCGCTGGCCACCGGCGACCGTGACGACGTCGTCGGCCGGCTGCGGACGCTGCTGTCCGGATACGGGGAGTGGGTTCGGGACCTGCAGGACCGGGCCGCGGCGTTGGCCGACACGCCCCACGGCGGCGTCGCCGCCGAGCAGGCGCGGCTGTGCGCCACGGCGCACGACCGGATGGTGGCGGGCATCGACCTGCTCGCCCGCGACGCGCAGGTGCTGCGAGCCTTCCAGCTGGCCAACCGGGCCATGGCGCTGCAACGCGCCCGCACGCTGCACCTGCGCGACCGGACCGCGGCCCTGGACCTGACGGCCGGGCGGTGGTATCCGTTCCAACTCGGCTTCATCCTGCTGTGCCTACAGGGGATCGCCGATCCCGACCACGAGGACCGGCAGGTCGCCGATCTGCTGTGGTTCCCCACGGGTGGCGGCAAGACCGAGGCGTATCTGGGGCTGGTCGCCTTCACCGTCTTCCTGCGCCGCCTGCGCCGGGGCGACGGTGGCGCCGGGGTGACCGTCCTGATGCGCTACACGCTGCGGCTGCTCACCCTGCAGCAGTTCGAGCGCGCCGCGACGCTGATCTGCGCGATGGACCGGATCAGACACGACGAGCCGGACCTGGGCGCCGAGGAGGTGTCGATCGGCATGTGGGTGGGCGCCAGCGCCACCCCGAACGACCTCGACGACGCCGAGGCGGCGCTGCGCAAGCTGCGCAACCAGGAGACCCTGCGCGAGAAGAACCCGGTCCAGCTGCGGCGCTGCCCCTGGTGCGGGATCGAGATCGACGCGGTCCACTACCGGGTCGATCGCCGCATCACCAGGATGGTCGTCGCGTGCGGTAACGACGAGTGCGAGTTCGGCGACGGTCTGCCGGTGCACCTGGTCGACGAGGCGGTGTACGCGTACCGCCCGACGCTGATCATCGCCACGGTGGACAAGTTCGCCCAGATGGCGTGGAAGCCGGAGCCGGCGGCGTTGTTCAACCGGGTCGGCGCGCCGGCGGACACACCGCCTCCGGAGCTGATCATCCAGGACGAGCTGCACCTGATCTCGGGTCCGCTGGGAACCCTGGTCGGGTTGTACGAGTCCGCTCTCGACATCGCCTGCGACCGGCCCAAGGTGGTCGCGTCGACGGCGACGATCCGGCGGGCCCGGGAACAGGGCAAGGCGCTTTTCGACCGGGACGTGCACCAGTTCCCGCCGTCCGGGCTCGACGCCCGTGACTCGTGGTTCGCGGTGCAGGCGCCGGCGGACCGTAAGCCGACGCGTCGCTACGTCGGCCTGTTCGCGCCGGGAACCAGCCAGGCGACGCTGCTGGTACGGGCGTACGCCGCCCTGCTGCATCACGCCGCGCAGATCGACGCCAAGGACGAGGTCCGGGACGCCTACTGGACGCTGGTCGGCTACTTCAACAGTCTGCGCCTGTTGGCGGCTGCGGAACTGCAGGTCAACGACGACGTGGTGCTGCGGTTGCAGCGCCTGGCCGGAGAGGGCGAGGGCGAGCCGCGTGAGGTGGAGACCCGCGAGTTGACCAGCCGGGCCAACGCAAGCGAGATCCCGCGCCTGCTGCGCCAGCTCGACGTGCCGTACGGGCAGCCCGATGCGCTGGACGTCATGCTGGCCACGAACATGATCTCGGTCGGGGTGGACGTGGACCGTCTCGGACTCATGGCGGTCACCGGTCAGCCGCAGACGACCGCCGAGTACATCCAGGCCACCAGCCGGGTGGGGCGCAAGCACCCCGGGATCGTGGTGATGCTCTACAACGCCGCACGTTCGCGCGACCGTTCGCACTACGAGAACTTCCGCTCGTATCACTCGGCGCTGTACCGGCAGGTGGAGTCGACCAGCGTCACGCCGTTCTCCGCCCGTGCCCGGGACCGGGCGCTGCACGCGGCGCTGATCAGCGCCGTGCGCATGACGGTCGCGGACGCCCGTGACAACGACGCCGCCGGGAACCTGGACATGTTCGAGGCCGATCTGAGGGACCTGGCCGACCGGATCCTGGAGCGGGTGCGCCGGGTCGCTCCCGACGAGGTGCAGGCGACCGCCGAACACCTCGACGACATCATCCGACGCTGGGTCGGGATGGTCGACTGGAACAGCGGCTTGAAGTACCGGGTCAACAGGAGTCCGAACGACCCCAGAGCCCGCCCGGAGAACTCGGCGCTGCTGTGCACCTTCGAGGACGACGACCTGCCGCTTTCCTTCGAGACGATGAACAGTCTCCGCGACGTCGACGTGGAGACCAGCCTGTTCCCACGAGAGGGGCGATAA